The following are from one region of the Salvia splendens isolate huo1 chromosome 2, SspV2, whole genome shotgun sequence genome:
- the LOC121768774 gene encoding uncharacterized protein LOC121768774 has product MSITPAFAFLLTFFLAFALVKPQPLQGSVRCLDCPLNSDISGLQVLVKCDKVKKLAMAYTEEDGGFTTELPSDGTATATAAPSNCMAKIMGGPHQLYIPKKDSVVAIASAKEKGGHFTTATPLVFYKACPAEGRCGGKDNGFASSKTVDVPLPREWGLAPSSYYVPFIPIIGIP; this is encoded by the exons ATGTCGATCACTCCAGCTTTTGCTTTTCTACTCACATTCTTCCTCGCTTTCGCTCTCGTCAAACCTCAACCACTCCAGGGCTCGGTCCGTTGCCTCGACTGCCCTCTCAACTCCGATATCTCAG GACTTCAAGTTTTGGTTAAATGTGACAAAGTGAAGAAGCTGGCCATGGCCTACACCGAAGAGGACGGCGGCTTCACGACGGAGCTTCCATCGGACGGAACAGCGACGGCCACCGCGGCTCCCTCCAACTGCATGGCCAAGATTATGGGAGGGCCCCACCAGCTCTACATCCCTAAAAAGGACTCCGTCGTTGCAATTGCTAGTGCCAAGGAAAAGGGAGGCCATTTCACTACCGCCACACCCCTCGTCTTCTACAAAGCATGCCCTGCAGAGGGGAGGTGTGGAGGCAAAGACAATGGATTTGCTTCTTCCAAGACTGTGGATGTGCCCTTGCCAAGAGAGTGGGGTCTAGCACCATCTAGCTATTACGTCCCATTTATCCCCATAATTGGGATTCcttaa
- the LOC121770399 gene encoding NAC domain-containing protein 90-like isoform X2, translated as MEELVTGFRFFPTEEELISFYLHHKLELEDDKTSNIHRVIPILDIYRLDPWQLPSHCGELCHGDMEQWFFFMPRQEREVRGGRPSRTTASGYWKATGSPSHVYSSENKVIGVKKSMVFYKGKAPTGRKTKWKMNEYRAIKEDLTTSMPMLRHEMCLCRVYVVSGSSRAFDRRPTSVAAVEMS; from the exons aTGGAAGAATTGGTCACAGGATTTCGATTTTTCCCAACGGAAGAAGAGCTCATCTCGTTCTATCTTCACCACAAGCTGGAATTAGAAGATGATAAAACCAGCAACATTCACCGCGTCATACCAATCCTCGACATCTACCGCCTTGATCCGTGGCAGCTTCCTT CACATTGCGGGGAGCTATGCCACGGCGACATGGAGCAGTGGTTCTTCTTCATGCCACGTCAGGAGAGGGAGGTGCGCGGGGGCCGTCCCAGCCGCACCACCGCCTCCGGCTACTGGAAAGCGACGGGGTCGCCGAGCCACGTGTACTCGTCGGAGAACAAGGTGATCGGCGTGAAGAAGAGCATGGTGTTCTACAAGGGGAAGGCGCCCACTGGAAGGAAGACTAAGTGGAAAATGAATGAATATAGAGCTATTAAAGAAGATCTCACTACTTCCATGCCCATG TTGAGGCACGAAATGTGTTTGTGTCGGGTTTACGTTGTATCAGGGAGCTCGAGGGCGTTTGATCGCCGGCCTACTAGCGTGGCCGCTGTGGAGATGAGTTGA
- the LOC121770399 gene encoding NAC domain-containing protein 90-like isoform X1 → MEELVTGFRFFPTEEELISFYLHHKLELEDDKTSNIHRVIPILDIYRLDPWQLPSHCGELCHGDMEQWFFFMPRQEREVRGGRPSRTTASGYWKATGSPSHVYSSENKVIGVKKSMVFYKGKAPTGRKTKWKMNEYRAIKEDLTTSMPMVSTLPPTYFFLQTLNLIYNITRLNVILVYNTNINSIIFITVEARNVFVSGLRCIRELEGV, encoded by the exons aTGGAAGAATTGGTCACAGGATTTCGATTTTTCCCAACGGAAGAAGAGCTCATCTCGTTCTATCTTCACCACAAGCTGGAATTAGAAGATGATAAAACCAGCAACATTCACCGCGTCATACCAATCCTCGACATCTACCGCCTTGATCCGTGGCAGCTTCCTT CACATTGCGGGGAGCTATGCCACGGCGACATGGAGCAGTGGTTCTTCTTCATGCCACGTCAGGAGAGGGAGGTGCGCGGGGGCCGTCCCAGCCGCACCACCGCCTCCGGCTACTGGAAAGCGACGGGGTCGCCGAGCCACGTGTACTCGTCGGAGAACAAGGTGATCGGCGTGAAGAAGAGCATGGTGTTCTACAAGGGGAAGGCGCCCACTGGAAGGAAGACTAAGTGGAAAATGAATGAATATAGAGCTATTAAAGAAGATCTCACTACTTCCATGCCCATGGTATCAACTCTTCCCcctacttatttttttttacaaacttTAAACTTGATATATAATATCACGAGATTAAATGTGATTTTGGTTTATAACACCaatattaatagtattatttttattacagTTGAGGCACGAAATGTGTTTGTGTCGGGTTTACGTTGTATCAGGGAGCTCGAGGGCGTTTGA